A region of the Ovis canadensis isolate MfBH-ARS-UI-01 breed Bighorn chromosome 22, ARS-UI_OviCan_v2, whole genome shotgun sequence genome:
ATCAGGCGACACAGTGTAGGGGATGGactggggtggagagggagcctTTACAGTCGGTTAGATGCCTATATAACATCCAGGCAACAAGAGATAAGGCTCTGGgctcagagagaaaggaaaggacaagAAGGGACACATTTCGGAAAGAAAACGCATAGCCTTCAGCACAGTAGCAGGTAGTTgttaaaatgatgtctctgcctgGGTCACAAtcctagtttgtttgtttttttttttaaagcttcttctTGTGACTGTGGGCAGATTACTTCACCTCTCTCACCTCCAAGTCTGATAATAATAAAGTCCCTGCCTCATCGGGTTGGGAGGATTCATTGAgttaatgatagtaaaaatgtttAGGCCACCGCCTGAAACATAGGTTGCATTTAGTAACAACACCTGGGTATtggcatttagtaaatatttgcaaagcaaacaAATGGGCAGTTTCAACAGACTTGTGGAGGCTGAGAGAGTACTTGGGGCACAGACGATGAATTGTGGTGTCTGGAGTTTGGAGAGGATGAAGTAAGAGAGACAGCAACTAAAAAGGGAAATGAGAATCAAGGGAAGGTTTGCTCAAGGGGGAGAGACCTGCACTCGTCCAAATGTGGATAGAGGACATGAAAGGAAGGAACTAAAGGGAAGATGCTATAAAGGATGAGGCTCCTAAAGGAGATAGGAAGGGATGGGTGCCTAAGGGGACCTTAGAGGTGGATGTCCCCTGTGATAGCACTCTAAGTCACATACTATCCTACCACAGAGAGACTGGGGACCAGTTGGCTGTTGAAACAACTTTGTATAACCCTTCATgcctgagatggctggatatgtTTTTGTGTGAACGAGTCTTTCTTCTCTGTACCATACTCCACGGCATAATGAAATCTAAATCCGAAATCAAGGAGCTTATTAACTACTCCCCCTCCTCAATTGATTCACAAGAGGTAAAATTCACCACCCCCCATTGATAGGCTGTTCAGGGAGTTTGTTTGACTTATTGATTTGGATGGGTTAaaaaagaatcacaagctggTTATCACCTTGTTACCTTTGCCCTACCTTTTGCCCATTTCTGTTTTACTGTCTGAATTAGATTCGGTTTCCTAGGTTTTCCTGAAAATCTTCCCTGGACACCAGAGACATCACCACCTTTCTCCAAATTCACCATAAACAGGACTTCTCTTCAGCAGGGTTAAGCAGGGCAAGGATTCACAGTGTAGATGTTCAAAACACACTGCTTAATGGTGCTGATAAAGAGAAGTGGAATAACTTCAGGATTAAAGAAAGATAGTGAAGGTCACTGAGCAAGATCTGACTCCATATACCCTGGACCTGACCACGGAGGTTATATAGAGATCACGTCCCTGTAGCTCTGCATGTGCTTGTATGTGTGCACCTGCGCATGTATGTAGATAACACACACCCAACCATCCCTTACAGTTCACCCTTTAGCCTCCCTTGGCCTCTGGGTTCTACTCTTCGTctttgtaaagtgcttagaacagagtCTGGCACTTGGTAAGTGCTATGTATACTGGTTGGTGTTCTTCCTTCCCAACCAACAGTGTCTCCCAGGCTCCATCCACCCATCCTAGCGCTAAGCACCTAGTCTTTATCTTCAGCCCCGATCGCTCTTCCAGCTCCTAATGGTAGATGAGGCAGCAGGCCGCTGTTGCTGTAACTTCCCACATGAGACACCTGATCAACCccaaccccccaccaccacacaaCCAGCTTCTTACAACTTCCCTATTGCCCTTGTCCTTCTGGACTGAAGACTTGCAGAATGTTACCAGGGAAACCTAGGCCTCAGCTCAGATAGAATTGTGTCAGCTCTGCCCGTGTCCATGTGCTTAGTTCTACCTAGTCCTAGGGACTGGGAATATGCCAGCCACAATCACCCCTGGGCCAAGTGCTAGGAATAGGCTAGCACAAGCTGCAGCACGTTGAAACGGTCATTGCCTCCTTTGCACAGAGACCCTTTCCCAGGCCCAGGGCCAGGACTCGGCTCTCTACAGCCTTTGCAAATGGTTGATCAGTAGCTGGGGCTGAGGTTCAGGAGGAAAAGTGTGGGTAGGCTCAAAAAGGAGGTTAAGAGATTTGCCTCAAAAGCCATGAGCTCAGATTCTGTTCTACCACCCCCAGTTCCTACCTCTCCCCAGCGTCAACAGTGAAGGGCCATCTTGTTAAAGGTCCCTGGCAGAGTTCTGCATGAATggggccgtttccttctctacctTGCTTTGTCAAGGCCTGTAGATCTTCAGGTCCTTTGGTCCAGTCACCATTCTAACTTCATTCCAGGCCATGCTGCAGATGTAGAAGACGTTTGCATTGGGTGAGATCTCACCATCTTGGCCTTATGCCCTCATCTTACAGAAGGCACAAGGTTCTAAAAGGAGCAGCCATTTACCATTGGTTATCTGTGCCTCTCTTAACACAATTCCTATTAACTTATGTGAAGGTCTCAGCCCCAAACCTGTTTGCAGGctcttccaggatgtctgaaaCCTTGTCTCATCCCAGATCCCCAGTGCCTTGCATATATGCGGCTAGCCTGCAAGAAAACTTTGTGAGAATGGTGACGCTACAGGGTTGAGGTATTTATTGGGTCAAGGTTTTTAAGGCTTAAATTCTCAAGGCTCTTAAGAATTTAATAAATCCAACATGGGAGAAAATGCCGTCAAAAACACCTTGTGGAGGTAGTACACAGCATGACTGGACGCTCTGATTAAGAACAGCAGGAGAACCTAGAGCCAGAGTGCCtaggttcaaaccccagctcctTATTAAAAGGTGGTGACTTCAGCAGCGAATCACTTAATCTCCTGGACCTCAGAGTCTTCATTTATTAAATGGAGAAAATAGTGCCTACATCATAACGAATGATAAAGCCATGATGGAATGAACAGTACCTGGCACGTGTCAAGTGCCAACCCCGTAATGATAACAGCAGAGACAGATCATTTGGAAGGTGTGTGGAGGTGGCCTTCTGGAAGGCGTTCAGGAAAAGGGACTTATAGAATACGGACGCAAAAGAGGTGGCAATGACTGTGATCACGGTGGAGATCAAGGGGTGTCTGAAGTGTTAGGACATGTGGAGCACATTGACGAGACAAATAGGGGCCTGCTGAAAGAAGAGGGCGCAGTGGTGATGGTAAGAATCCACAGTTATTTTTTTCAGCCCTAAAGTGTCCTGGACATCTCAGATCCTCATTACACTTAGCAgtattgttttataaatgagagCAAAATGCAGAGCTGTCACTTGCCTGGTATAACACACATGGTGAGCAGCAGGGCTGAGTCAAACTGAGTCACTGAGCACTAGCCTTCCCCTGCAGCCCATGTGGGAAGGTGCTGTGCAGGACAGGTGCCCCTGGGGCCAGTTAGCAGAGCTGGGCTGTACCAAGTAAGGCTTCCTTGGGGGAAGGGGGCCCATGCCAGCGGAAGATGGGATGGAGAGCAGGGGACCCAGCAGGGCCACTTTCATGAACTGAACTCTGCCTGCTCAATCCACACCAACTACCAGGGACATTGCTATAAAACCCTATTGTCCTTTCTCTAGGCCACAGCTCAAGACTGGGTCAAGTGTCCAAGATCAAAATAGTGAGGCTCTGTCTATACCCTCCCCATTCTTCAAATACAAAAAATTCAGCAAACTCACCTTCCTCCACCCTCTTCCAGATATAGCAAATCACTTGGCCTCTGTCCTCCCTCCAGCCTAGAAAGTTTCTGGAATATGTTTTGATTCCACAAAGGGAGCTGAAAGCCCACCTAGCATGTTTTCTAAAACCTGGACTGAATTTTTCTATCTTGTGGAATATCGACCCAGAAACACTCTTGGACCGCAGCTGCACCAGTCTCCACCTCCCACCTCAACCCCCTCAAGGGCCCTCTCCATTATAACTTCATTATGAAAGGTGTCACCTATGTGCTTTTCTTTCCCCCGCCTTCCACCAAAAAGCCAAACCAGGCTCCAAAACAAAAACCCCATTTATTCAGCAGACATTTTAATTATGAAATCCTAGAAATCAGGACCACCACAATTTCAGACACTCCGGTGCGAAGTGTACCTCAACAGCTACATCTGAAGGATGAGCAAGCcattgaatcttttttaaaaaagttagttTAGCTCCCTTAAAGTTTGGAGGTGGCACCTTATTTAAAGCGCCCTCAAGTTTCCTAAGTTTCACGTGGGTAAAACCAGCAGTTTCTCCTCTTGGAGAGTCACATTTAAAACATGGTTTCTGTCACTCACAAAGAGCTGGTGCCTAGAGGAAACAGAGAGGTGAGGACCCTCAGAGACTCAGGCTCATGGCTCCACAGAGGGCCAAAATAGAGCAGACAAACAGCCAGGGTCTCATCCATGCAGTGCAGACATCAGAAAGGGTGGAATAAGGAAGGCCAGGCAGGAGGACAGGAGAGACTCAAGGGATTGTTTATGACCGTTTCTGAGAAAGCTCAGGGTATGGCCAAGAGTGGCCTCACCAGAGGAGTTCCAGATAGAAAGAAAGCATGGAAAAAACAAGTAATTCTCCTTACATCTATATGTCCGCTCCAAGAGGTAGCAAAGCATAAACAGGACTCTTCTTGGAACAAGAGAAAAGACAAGACACAGGGGTGAGTTAGCTTTCCCAGGAACCCCACAGCCTTCCACCTACAGCACACTATGACCTTGAATCACAGGTGGCAAGGTCAAGGCATTTAAAAGTCCACATCCAAGTCGACCCACCTTCAAAATTCtccacctccctgccccagacAACTGGAGTTCCCATCTCCCACCTCGATCAGTCATCGGATGAGGTGGGAGAGTAAGGGGGCTGGCATCCCAACCCACCCACCACCAAGCTTTTACATTCTTCTtctccctggaatttctttgcacAGCGATTGTAGCACCATTTTCACTAAGCTCCTCcaccagaaaataaagaaaatgtattcgAGTCATCAGTTTTCAAGTATTGTTAAAAGCCCTCACGATTCTTGCCCCTTGAAGCCGAATCGTTAAACAATCCTAGCACACGACATCCCCAAGGGTTAAGTCAGGTACAAGTTGATGCAAATAGCTGCCATAGTTCTCCCAGTTTTGTCCCAGGTCCCTGGGGCCGGGGTTAATTCTCACGCGACACGAACGCGCCCAGGCCCGCGTATTTCTCCACGCTCAAGTTTTCTCCGACAGTCTTGCCGGGGCCACTAACTTCTCGGCTTGAGGTCTCTCTCCACGCGCCTCCTTGCAGTCTAGGCGGTCGCTCCAAGAACGGCAACGGCGGCTTCAGCTCAAGGTTGGGGTAAGTAGGACGCCGTAGGGTCCGCGCAGCAgcttcttttcctccctccagGGGCCCTGGGTCAGTGCAAAGCGCCGGAGGGTTGAAGGGAGACAGGATCCGGTCGGCTGCGGCTAGCCCCCGGTCCGGGGGGACCCGCGGGGCCTGTGGCTGCCACCGCGGCGACTGCTCGCTGGAGCCTCCGCACGGCCTCCTTGATGAGGTTCCCCGAGAGCACCAACTGCTGCAGAAGCCGGTGCGGGTCGTCGTCGTTGGCGCGCGCCCCAGCTGGGGGCCATCGTCGCTGTTGCAAGCGGCGGGAGGTGACAGCGCCCCGCAGCCATCCTCGCCGGCACGGCCCGGGTAATGTGCTGGCTCCAGCGGCGAGCTCAGCCACAAAGTAGGGCGCAGCCCGGCCCCGCACGCGGCCGCGGTCCCCGAGGGCGCAGCGCAAGGCCCCCGGGGGCGCCGGGCCCCCAGCCTCGACCGACGCGGCCGGTAGAAGCAGCGGCTGCGCTGCGGCCCGGGCCTTGTCCGCTCTCACCGCCGCCGGGGGCCGCGGGGGCTGCAGTGGCGGCCCCGAGGGCGCACACGCGGAGGCAGGGCGGTCCTGCGCCGCGTCCAGCTGCAGCGTCTCGCCGATCTGGGCCACCAGCCGGTCCACCTCAACCGAGCCGCCCACAGTCACCGACTGTTCCAGCAGTAGGAagctgtcctcctcctcctcctcctcttcctcgccggcttcctcttcctcctccctccggCACGGCATGGCCCCCCGCGCCGGCACCCGGAGCTGTGCGGGGGTCGCTGGCGGCTCGGCTGTCCCGGGGGCTCGGTGGGCCGCGGCGAAGCCGGGCGCGGTGCCGAGGCCAAAGCCGAGGCGGTAACCGGAGCCCGCCAGGCACTCGCGCCGCGCGCCTGCAGCCGCGGGAGCCGGAATCCTACTGGCTCAGGTTGATTTGTAAACAATGGGTGACGTCGCCGCGGGGCCCTACCACCGCGCCGGGGAGGGGGGGACACGCGAGGAGGCGGCGCGGCGCGGGCAGTCGCGGGAAGGGCAGGGACGCAGCCGGGGCCTTCTTGTGTCTGCGCTCGGTGTCTGCCTGGGAGTGGATTCCGGGAGTGGGGAGAACTTCGTACTTCCCCGGCCCGATCAGCAGCACAAGAaaatgaagactcttgaggagGCCTGTATTGGATTCTCCCACTCACGGACACACCCACCCACATACCCAAGCCCTCCTCCTCGGACGTTTCCTCCCTCCCCACGTGTCAGCACGGCTAGGGCCGGCCCTGCTCTACCCCCGCGCACCCGCAGTCACCCGAACCCggagtggtgggggaggggcgggcccTGCCACCGGCCGGCTCGgaaagggtggggctggggaaatTGGGGCTGGGGAGGGCGACGTCGCATTGGCGGGCCTAATCGACCTGGGGTGGGGTCTGTGAGCTTACCCCCTCCGCCCAGGCTTCCGGCCCTCAGGCCCCGCGTGAGAGAAGGACGCGCCACCGTATGGCTAAAGAAGAGCTGactttgttcattaaaaaaaaaaaaaaaaagatttaaatagaaatatagggcaatggaaaaaaaaactctaattATAGAACTCAAACATGGTTTACatattagaatttttcttttccagcCTTATTCTATTAAAAGTGTTATGCAAACAGCCATTCGTATACAACGTAATTCACTTTCCCACTAGCATTATACCATAAATGGTGTTCGTGTTATTGCTTGCGCTTTGAGAACATTTAATGATTACGTAAGTACCCGTGAAATGACTGTGCCATGAATTATTAAACAGCTCTTTTAACGTTTGCTGTTTACCTTCTTTCACCGTTGTAAATAAGTATATGATTAACACTTTTGTGCGCAGAAATTTTTTCCGTGTTGATTCTTTCCTAAGAACATATTGCCAGGAATGGAAATTCAGGTCAAAGGATATGGATATTTTAAGTTTCTGATAAATGTACCAAATTGCTTTCCTTCCAACAGTTGGGTAAATTTATTCTCCCGTCATTCATGTGTAAGCATATGGTATTCACTGTGTCTTCACGAGTACTTGAGTATTACAGttacttttttttctggttttgtaaGTGATATGGATAACTCATTtccgtatttatttatttgatcttACTTAGGTAGAGGAGTTTTCTAAACGTTTATTAACCAATGTACTTCTTATTGGGGGGAATAGTTGTCTCGTAATATTTTcctattgagttttttttttttgtatttgcataACTCTTCTACATACCAGAAACtaactcttctctttcatattttgCTGTGactctttcttccatttttgttGGCCCTGtgcagttttttatttttcactaaaacttaaacttttaaaatagtcatATCTGTATAAAGTCCCTTCCTATGAAACTTTTAATACAAAGCTAAATTTAGAGTCTGGCCTCCAGAAAGTTATTAAATATTCAGTTATATTTTCCTGAGACTTTCCTAGTGTCTTGACTGTCTTCAAATCCATCTGGATTAATTTTGGTCAATAGTGCAGGGAGATAATATGATGCCACACCCTCCCACCCTGAGGCTGCAGGCACAGCGGAATACAGGCAGGGCTGTATTTCTTCACTGGCCCAGAGGTGTTTGGGTACTATAGACACAAGCTCTTCCCTGATGAGCTCCCAGCTGCTGGGTAAGCCGAAGGCTGTAAGGTCTGGGTGTGACTGGGAATATTATgatcaattgaaaaaaaagatctgaacagGTTGTACAAAGACCTAAGCAGATTCACGTCTCATTCCTGCCTTGTCTGGGTGTGTGGCTTCTGGCAAATCAGTTTACAAGTGAAAACActtgtaaaatggaaaaaaataatcctGGCCCTGCCTCCCCCTGAGGATTGCTTtcaggatcaaatgagataatgagaACAGGCTTTGTCAGGCATTACCAAAGTAATGTGGGATTAGGTCCAGTGGTTTACTAACAGAGGTCTGGCTTAACTCCAGCCATTCCCTCAGGGTAACAGCTAATACATTCACGTTAAATTTCCCCCCTTGCAGCCCACTAAGTAAAATGTACCCCCAAGGGATTACTTCCTTGAACTTGACTGGTCCCTGAATTCTGCCTTCTGCTTATGGACCTGGGATTGCTTGAAGTCAGTCCAAAGCCTCCCAGATCCCAAGGGGTGACCCCACAACTAGTTCTGCAGGTTTTGGCGACAGATCCTTTCCCAACGTGCAGACTTCCTCCTGCATCTCTGTGGAGGGCTCTTCACATACTTTATGGATGTGAACTGAAAGCCGTTGACCTCAGAGAGAGAGGAGTCTCATTTTCATTCTGATGACACTTACTAGAGAGAATTTCAAGGGGAATGAAAATTAGGGGAGGTCTTATGGATTTCAGCAGAGTTAAATggtaatttttttcctctcctctctgtaAGATGATGCCTGcctgcaagtagagaaaagcaGTTTTATGCTCCATTGACTTTAAACATTAATGGGGTTGGTGTAGCTATTGTCTCTAACCCAGCATCCCTGGAAGTCGTTTTTTGTCTTCTTGTCAGGGTAATTCCCACAGTGCTCTTAGTACTATAGGAAATAGAGCTGAGAtggcattcttttaaaaatcttccctTTGTAATGTTGCTTTTGTGTGGAGATTGCTATGTAAATATGCGGGGACTCGGATATTATACTATTCATTATAGAGAGGAATTCATTACTGGAGACCAACTCAATTTTCCTGGGGGCACTTCTCTGGAGAGCTCTGAGAGAGGAAAGTGCAGTGCTGGACCAGTGGGAGGCAGAGAAGTGCCCTGGATTAGGAATCAAAATACAAGATGCTAGAGAGACTCAGATGCAATTAAAAGTAATGAGAGGGTATCAGAAAGGGAAACGATGAGAGCTGTGTGCCTGGCACGCTGGCCGTCTGCCTGGAAAGAGACATGGAGGGTATTCAGCATCACCCATGGAAGGACACAGAATTCAaggattttctccatttgtttagACTGCATTGAAATTCTTCACAAGGAGTTTGCTTTCCACATGGACTTTGTTTTCAGTCGTCTGCACTCAGAGACGCCAGCAGGGATGAAGAGAGAGACTATAGGCTTGGAATCCCACCTGCATCCAGCCACTTCATCCTTCTGTCCCTCAGATTCTGAATCTGTAAAACGGAGGGTGATCCCTTCTTTACACAATTGTTATATTGCATAAGAATATGTATGGGAAAACTCATCGCATGACCCTGGGGGTGATATTGGAATGAAGCTCTGAGAAGCAGAAATAGTCTTAGAGATGTTTAAGCCTGAAAAAAGGCAAGTTCTGTGCTGTGGTCCATTAATGGATGACTAGATAAACAGTGTAgccacacaatagaatattactcagccataagaagaaaGGAAGTGATGGTGTGCTACATTATGCTCAAAAACATTACAcgaagtgagagaagccagaaacACAAGGTCGTGTATTGGGATTCCACTTACAGGAAATATCCAGAAGAGGTAagcccacagagacagaaagcaggttgGTGGTTGCTTAGGCCTGGGGAGTGagaatggtgggggtgggggaagactgCTCAAGGGAGCGAGGTTTCCTTTTGGAGTGCTGAAAAGATTTTGGAACT
Encoded here:
- the FRAT2 gene encoding GSK-3-binding protein FRAT2, which gives rise to MPCRREEEEEAGEEEEEEEEDSFLLLEQSVTVGGSVEVDRLVAQIGETLQLDAAQDRPASACAPSGPPLQPPRPPAAVRADKARAAAQPLLLPAASVEAGGPAPPGALRCALGDRGRVRGRAAPYFVAELAAGASTLPGPCRRGWLRGAVTSRRLQQRRWPPAGARANDDDPHRLLQQLVLSGNLIKEAVRRLQRAVAAVAATGPAGPPGPGASRSRPDPVSLQPSGALH